In Vigna angularis cultivar LongXiaoDou No.4 chromosome 8, ASM1680809v1, whole genome shotgun sequence, the DNA window AATTGAAAAATGGTAAGAATGGGTGATATGGTGACGGGAAATGTATTGGAGGTAGTGAGTGAGTTGTGAAGAACAAATGGTTGGGATGATTACGggtgagaggagcagagggGTTGGAGAATGGTCTGAGAAGTGTCTGATAGATGATGGATGTTGGCCGTGGGGTGTCGGTAGTGGTGTTTTACTGTCtgtgtgaaaaaaaatgaaaatggctTTGGTTTCTTTGACGgttgaaagatgaagttgaaGTTGGGTGGTTACGGGTATATCCGTGGGCGTGTGAATATGGGGatgagtgtttggctgtgtttGATGGGTGCTAGAGGTGAGGTTGGGCCGTGGTAAGTCTTGAACGAGTGTTGGAGATCTAGGGTGTTGGTGACGAAAATGATAAAGAAGATGGACGTTGGTGGTTGAGTCTGGTTTGATGAGGAATTACGAGGGATGGAGAGTAGTCAAAGGTTGAGGTTTTTTATGGTTACAGTGGGCAGAGGTGGTTACGGGTGAAGGGAGTCAAGGAGTTTGAGGTTGATAGCCATGGGTGTTCCCAGTAGCCGTGTGTGTATTGGGGATGGTCGTGAAAGGCAAAGGCCTTGGTTGTGGCACTGGGTGAATGATGATTGAAGAGTAAAATGAAGAAGATCCCCCCAGTAACTGTgtgtgaatatggaggatggaTCCTCCTCAGCAGTGGACAATGCTTCAAGATGAAGAAGCCTCCCTCCGTTATTGCTTTTTTTTCGTCTCCGGAAATTAACCGCCCCCTCTGCTCTCTCCCAAAACCATTTAAAAACACTTTGCATCTTCATCACCTATTCCCTGATCCGGGATCTTACCTCGTCTTTTTCTTTGGtgagacaaaagaaaaaacattgttCAACTAATTCCGTAATCCGAAACTTCGTTTCCCTTTTCTTCTTGTTCACTTCCCAGGAGCTCAGACACATTCTGTGACATGGGACTttccttgttttgttttttttttttacttcctagGAGGTGATACACGTTCCAGATTTgggatttttgtttttatttcttttattatttttatttgttattttttgttattttattattatattttttattaaaacggCAATAAGAGAAAAGACGAACGCCCCATCAAACGCACGAGTATAGAACGGCCGTTCACTATGGACAAAGAAAAAcatatcaagaccgaacgttcaactacCAAAGaaaaatgaccgaacgctaccaaTATGAACAGGTAACGACGAACGACCGAAAGTATTTTAGGTCGAATGGTTTGAGGCCGAAAAGGCTGAGCTACCTGGGCGAGCGCAAGAAGAGGGGGAACGAGCGGCAGAAGAGGGAGAACGAGCGCACAGGgcataggacgagcgttcaaaaccgaacgttcagttaataatatacaattcatgaccgaacgttcaacatcaagaccgaacgttcactaagaataaacgtaaccgaacgttcactaacacataaTATGACGGAACGTTTGAACAACACAAGGCCGAACGTCCAACTCTGAATAGGCAAatcaaggccgaacgttcaaaacatcaagaccgaacgttcagtAACAAACACatcaaggccgaacgttcaactgAGAATAAAGacaacaagaccgaacgttgaaaacataagaaagtgaccgaacgctattttctGATTGAATTGTATCTCAGCGCACGGCAGAAGATCATGCACCACtaggccgaacgttcaaaaccgaacgccatATTAAACTCAAAACCATTAggccaagaccgaacgctcgctacCTCAGAGGCTGAATGGTCGAACGACGGAACGCTTAGAGTGAGGATTACCGAACGTCAATGAGAATAAACTGGCCGAACGTCGGAGGACGAGCGTCGGAACAGTTGGAATGCGTGACGCTGAAAATTGCCGAACGTCAATGACACCAAATGGCTGAACGATTGAGGACgagtgaccgaacggttgaagctgAGAATTGCCGAACGTCCGAGAGGTTTaatggacgaacggtcgaataaGGCAAAGGACAAACGGTCGTGCAGGGCAGAGGACGAACGGTGGAGGGcgaatgctttttatttttattttttattatttttttatttttatttatatatatatatatatattttttgtttatttttaatttgtatatattttttttattttattattcattattatttattttcttttttttattttattttttttattatacaatcatgatgaaaataaatacaacaaacCTAAAAGTcaggacgaaattgggtgttcaCAATAATATTGAACTATTTTTCACGTGCTTTCAATTTGATTATGCTATTAGATAGTTTATGAGTTTAACCATGCCAATAGTGTAAAAcaagttttatataattattttgtatagtTGTCCAATCACACACAGAACGGGTTTTCAAGGAGATTAATtctaatgataaataatttaaaataaaatgtaattactGTGTTCTGTTATTATTAAtcaaatctataaatataaatctataaatatatataaggtaaaaaaaataggtaattgtatttaatacttatttaataattaaattgtttttaacatGAAAACATGTCAGACCTCGAAAAACGTGCATCCACGTGGCGTCCACGTGGCAGCAGGAGAGCGCGCCACCTCAGCAGTACACATGGCCGACAAACAGTGCCCGACACCCTCTGCCGAACGCCAACTGTCGCACGCCCAACTGAGTCAGAGCACAGTGGGAACGTGCGTCCGGTGTAGTGGATTACACGTGTCTCCCTGAGAGTGGACGTCCGGCATCTACAGTCAGAGAGAACGTGCGTCCGGCGTAGTGGAGAACAGTGTGTCAGCCTGAACGTGCGTCCGCGGTGgtggaagacgcgtggcaaCAGTGCAGTGGTCGACCGTCCGGCGTGGGCTGTCAGAGGCGTAGTGGAGTGCGCAGGCAGAGTGCAGACGTGCGCTGGCAAGTGGGAATTCTGAACTTATTCCCCACTTCCCCTGCACGCACCTCTCTTCTGCATTTCTGAGAAACCTAagttctctcctccttctctctacactctctgcatcctgatgttccgtgagtactcgtcctcacgtagagggggtacgtcatgtgtgggaacggcaggaggtcctagtcctggtgattatttggacagataggactaacctcgggtggcagctgatgagagttccagttactacatcacccgggtgcacgaacaccgaagctacacagagttcatacagtccggacagtcagtcgtgttgagttttattgagTGAGTACGTTAAAGTGGGTTGTTATGTAGTGAATGTGTATGTTGAGatatgcatgtatgttgaaTTATTTACCTGAAATTGTATGCTGATGCATGAGTtgaattacgtaagcttaccctttcgttttccttgtgttgtccattgttcttgtacgtccgtcttgtcattgcaatgatcatccgtgtggatgtgagcagagggagacgagcgtttggaagagttgctggaagaagagaTCCTGgtagatgtggaagtgaagaccgagcagtgagaccgcTCGGCCAGTAGTGTATTTTGTTGaactgagtggtcgttcgaccatctcttgTTTTCGTTTATGTTgaattcgaccgttcggtaattgttctgtgtaaaccgttcggtcagttttCTTGTACGTTCGATCTCAAATTGTAAACTCTTGTATGGACGTGCAGTTGTGCACGCTCGTCCCTTAATGTTGTaactgtactcaaggacgttcgtccttgatcgTTCGttcgtttttaatttttagtggaaaactgtttgagattattattaaatgtgatttttctgaatttatagttatgactgtatttttgggatgtcacattagtggtatcagagcagttttgttcttttaaggacaTTGTAGGTTGTGAGTGCACCATGCATGTTTTGCTGTGTGCTCGACATTCGTTTATTGAGTAATATAGGCTCTTTGAACCTATCTAACGATCATTTCCTCTACTTTCCAGAGAACcaatggcacctagacttcctcctcctcctccaccacagACCAATGAACATGATGTGCCCAATAACACGAGGCTGTTGGAATCTGTGATCGAGAAGCTACAAGAACAGAATGCTGTTCTGATGCAGCAGAACGCGACTAATTCACAAAATCTCGAAGCTGCTCGCGCCAATTCTGAAATGACTCAGAGGCAACTAATGGAGATTCTTGCAGCTACTAGGGGTACGCCGGGAGCATCTGCTTCAAATGCTACTCATCAGGCTGAGTGGACTTTGGAGAGCTTTTTGCAGCATCGCCCTGCAAAGTTTGATGGGAAGTGCCTTCCTGACGGAGCTGATCAGTGGATAAGGGACATGGAACAGATCTATGATGCCAAGGATTGTCCAAACGATCGAAGACTGGCATTCACTGAATATTTATTGACTGGAGAGGCCAGTCATTGGTGGTCGACTGCGAAGATGTTGCTAACGGAATCTCACAGCCCTATTTCCTGGAAAGTCTTCAAGGAGAAGTTTTATGAGGAGTATTTTCCAGATAGTGTTCGTTTCGGCAAAGAAGTGGAATTTCTCCAGTTGGTGCAAGGTAATATGTCTGTTTCTGAGTACACCAACAGGTTCAAACATCTGGTTCGTTTTCATACCCTTGCCACCAGTGAAGTGTGGCAGTGcaggaagtttgaaaatggacTGAGGAGTGATCTTAAGGTATTGATATCTAGCCTCTGCATTAAGTCTTTTCCTGCCATGATTGAGAGAGCAAAAGTGTTAGAGAAAAATGTGGCTGAAGCAGAACGACTGAAGAAGCAGCAACCACCAGCTAGAGGGCCGATCATGTCCAGGCCGAATCTGAATCGGAACAGGTTACCGTATGCTCGTCCAGCACAACCATCAAATTCTCAGGCTATGGTTGTTGCCGGACAGTCTGGACAGCATGGATCAGTCAGATGTTTtaagtgtggaggaccacactatCGATCGTCGTGTCCTCTGTTGGAGGGAGCGAAATACTGTACTCGCTGCAGAAGAGATGGTCACATGGAGCACGAGTGTAATATGGGCGGGCGTGCAGTAATGAGGCCGCCAAATGCCGGAAGGATGCAACAGAATCGGGGTGGAAGAGCACAAGCGGTTGGTCGTGTTTATGCTATAACAGGCGCCGAAGCTGCCAGTTCAGGTACGCTCGTCACTGGTACTTGCTTATTGCATGGAATGCCTGTTTGTGTgctgtatgattcgggggcaacacactccttcatttcgaaggcgtgtgttgagaAATTGGGATTAGCCGAACGcgagatgcagttcgacttggtagTATCAACCCCAGCAGcgggtgaggttaggacgtctactGTATGTGTTAAATGTCCTATAGAGGTTGAAGGACGTAACTATAAGGTAAACCTCATCTGCCTACCCCTAAAGGATTTAGAAGTGAtcctaggaatggattggttggctgcaAATCGCATTCTCATTGACTGTGGTGCTAAGGAATTGGTGTTTCCAGACGAGTACGAAGTAGAGCTAtcagtgacgctcggtcaaCTAAAGGAAGACATCGTGGATGGTGCTAGTTGTTTTCTGATCATGACGCATTCGGACGAACGACTTGAAGGTTTGAATCATGAGCGATCGTCCAATAAGTCGAGTGGAGAACGATCAGTCGTGGATGAATTCCCTGATGTATTTCCTGATGAAGTGCCTGGATTACCTCCTCCACGCGAGGTGGAATTTACTATAGATCTAGTGTCGAATGCTGGACCTATCTCTATTGCACCATATCGGATGTCGCCAGCAgagttagctgaactcaagGAACAGATAGAAGAGTTAATGGATAAGCAGTTTATCAGACCAAGCGCATCACCTTGGGGAGCACCGGTActcttagtgaagaagaaggatggtagcTCTCGTCTCTGCATTGATTACAGACAGTTAAACAAGCTAACtatcaagaacaaatatcctttgcCTCGGATTGACGATTTACTGGATCAATTACATGGCACGACCATATTCTCGAAGATTGATTTACGGTCGGGATACCATCAGATTCGGGTAAAGGAAGAAGACATCCAGAAGACGGCCTTTCGATCTCGttatggacactacgagtatgtagtgatgccattCGGTGTGACTAACGCCCCAGCAATatttatggactacatgaatcgtATCTTCAGGCCGTATCTAGACAAGTTCGTGGTTGTATTCATTGATGATATTTTGGTCTACTCCAAGAGCTATGAAGAACATGAGGATCATTTGAGGACTGTTCTGGGCATACTAAGAGAAAAGGAGTTGTACGCCAAGTTCTCTAAATGTGAATTTCTGATGAAGGAAGTGCAGTTCTTGGGACACATAGTTTCAGCTGGAGGAATATCAGTGGATCCGGCAAAAGTAAGAGCAGTattggaatgggagagtccaCGTTCGGTAACTGAAGTTCGTAGCTTTGTGGgactcgcgggctactatagacggttcattgaagggttttccaagataGTAGCCCCGTTGACTCAGCTGACCAGAAAAGATCAatcgttcgcttggaccgatcggtgtgaaggaAGTTTCCAGGAATTGAAGAATAAGTTAACGAGCGCCCCGGTATTGGTCATTCCTGACGCGGCCAAACCATTCGTGGTGTATTGTGACGCGTCTCATCAGGGTTTGGGTTGTGTACTCATGCAAGAAAAGAGAGTGGTTGCGTATGCTTCTCGGCAACTGAAGGTTCACGAGAAGAATTATCCAACTCACGACTTGGAATTAGCAGCAGTCGTCTTTGCTTTGAAAATCTGGAGACACTACTTGTATGGTTCAACGTTCCAAGtattcagtgatcacaagagcctcaagtacctgtttgatcagaaggagctgaATATGAGACAGAGACGTTGGCTGGAGTTCTTGAAGGACTACGACTTTGAACTACTCTACCATCCGGGAAAAGCAAATGTGGTAGCAGATGCTTTAAGCAGAAAAGTAGTTCACGTCTCCTCCATGATGGTCCGAGAGTTGAGTTTGGTAGAAAGttttagagatctaaggttacagtttGACTTGCAACCGAATGTTATCAAATGCTGTACTCTTAGAATCTCTAGTGACGTATTCGACCGGATCAGAGTGAAGCAGcgagaagatgaagagttggTGAAGATCTTAAGCGTACTCGGTACAGATCAAGCAAAACACTTTAACATTGGAACTGATGGTCTTCTACGCTACATGGATAGAACGTGCATTCCGAATGATGGCGAGTTGAAAAGAATCATTCTTGAGGAAGGACATcacagtcgtcttagcatacaccctggcatgactaagatgtatcaagacctcaggaGCTCATtctggtggccaggaatgaaAAGTGATGTTGCACGTTTTGTGGCATCTTGTTTAACGTGCCAGCGAGCCTAGGCTGAACATCAAAGGCCAGGTGGTCTACTTCAGCAGTTAGAGattccagaatggaagtgggacagcattgCGATGGATTTCGTGACTCACTTACCTCGAACGGTCAGGAATCATGATTCCGTATGGGTAATTGTGGATCGACTGACGAAGAGCGCTCATTTCCTAGCAGTCAATctgaagatgtcaatgacgaACCTGGCTAAACTTTATATCCAAGAAATTGTTCGCCTGCATGGAGTTCCATCCAGCATTGTTTCAGACCGAGACACGAGGTTTACTTCTCGGTTATGGAGATCATTACAAAGTGAGCTCGGTAGTAAACTTCAAATGAGTTCGGCCTATCATCCTCAGACAGACGGTCAGTCCGAGAGAACCATtcagacgcttgaagacttattgaggacgtgtgtcctagatcacatgggcgtctgggatgaagtcttgcctTTAGTGGAGTTCACATACAACAACAGTTTTCAAGCCAGTATAGGAATGGCTCCTTTTGAAGCTCTATATGGAAGGAAATGTCGAACGCCcttgtgttggtttcaggaaGGGGAAAAGGTGTTAACAGGACCAGAGCTCATTCAGCAAACAACTGAGAAAGTGAAGCTGATTCAAGAAAGGTTGAAGACGTCCAGGAGTCGACAGAAATCTTATGCTGACAAGAGGAGAAGACCCTTGGAGTTCGATGCAGGAGATCATGTCTTCCTTAGACTACATCCGACCACTGGTGTAGGGAGAGCCATCCGACCAaagaagttgtctcccaagttcatCGGACCTTATCAAATCTTGAGAAAGATTGGGCCAGTTGCGTACGAGTTGTCTTTGCCGCCTCAGTTATCAAACTTGCATCCAGTctttcacgtttctcaactccGTAAGTACGTATCCGATCCTTCTCATGTATTGGAGTTGGAGAATATTCGTCTTCGTCAAGATCGTACGTTGGAAATGCAGCCGGTACGCATTGAAGATAGCGACACCAAGTACTACAAGAGGAAAGCAGTCAGATTGGTGAAAGTCATCTGGGACGAGAAGACGGGCGACTCTACGTGGGAAGTGGAAGATGCCATTAAGGATTTGTATCCCCACCTGTTCGAGACTCagtcttaattttcgaggacgaaaatttttgtagttgggGGGAATGTCAGACCTCGAAAAACATGCATCCACGTGGCGTCCACATGGCAGCAGGAGAGCGCGCCACCTCAGCAGTACACATGGCCGACAAACAGTGCTCGACACCCTCTGCCGAACGCCAGCTGTCGCACGCCCAACTGAGTCAGAGCACAGTGGGAACGTGCGTCCGGTGTAGTGGATTACACGTGTCTCCCTGAGAGTGGACGTCCGGCATCTACAGTCAGAGAGAACGTGCGTCCGGCGTAGTGGAGAACAGTGTGTCAGCCTGAACGTGCGTCCGCGGTGgtggaagacgcgtggcaaCAGTGCAGTGGTCGACCGTCCGGTGTGGGCTGTCAGAGGCGTAGTGGAGTGCGCAGGCAGAGTGCAAACGTGCGCTGGCAAGTGGGAATTCTGAACTTATTCCCCACTTCAACCCTCTCTAAGGAACCACCACTGCACCTCCTCCGATCTGTATCTCCGGCGCAGCTGAAGGACGCTCGACGTAGGACTCCAGAAGGACGTTCGGTTCGTGAAAACTGAACCGGTAAGTCCTTTCCTTCCTCTCTG includes these proteins:
- the LOC128193787 gene encoding uncharacterized protein LOC128193787 — its product is MAPRLPPPPPPQTNEHDVPNNTRLLESVIEKLQEQNAVLMQQNATNSQNLEAARANSEMTQRQLMEILAATRGTPGASASNATHQAEWTLESFLQHRPAKFDGKCLPDGADQWIRDMEQIYDAKDCPNDRRLAFTEYLLTGEASHWWSTAKMLLTESHSPISWKVFKEKFYEEYFPDSVRFGKEVEFLQLVQGNMSVSEYTNRFKHLVRFHTLATSEVWQCRKFENGLRSDLKVLISSLCIKSFPAMIERAKVLEKNVAEAERLKKQQPPARGPIMSRPNLNRNRLPYARPAQPSNSQAMVVAGQSGQHGSVRCFKCGGPHYRSSCPLLEGAKYCTRCRRDGHMEHECNMGGRAVMRPPNAGRMQQNRGGRAQAVGRVYAITGAEAASSEVEGRNYKVNLICLPLKDLEVILGMDWLAANRILIDCGAKELVFPDEYEVELSVTLGQLKEDIVDGASCFLIMTHSDERLEGLNHERSSNKSSGERSVVDEFPDVFPDEVPGLPPPREVEFTIDLVSNAGPISIAPYRMSPAELAELKEQIEELMDKQFIRPSASPWGAPVLLVKKKDGSSRLCIDYRQLNKLTIKNKYPLPRIDDLLDQLHGTTIFSKIDLRSGYHQIRVKEEDIQKTAFRSRYGHYEYVVMPFGVTNAPAIFMDYMNRIFRPYLDKFVVVFIDDILVYSKSYEEHEDHLRTVLGILREKELYAKFSKCEFLMKEVQFLGHIVSAGGISVDPAKVRAVLEWESPRSVTEVRSFVGLAGYYRRFIEGFSKIVAPLTQLTRKDQSFAWTDRCEGSFQELKNKLTSAPVLVIPDAAKPFVVYCDASHQGLGCVLMQEKRVVAYASRQLKVHEKNYPTHDLELAAVVFALKIWRHYLYGSTFQKELNMRQRRWLEFLKDYDFELLYHPGKANVVADALSRKVVHVSSMMVRELSLVESFRDLRLQFDLQPNVIKCCTLRISSDVFDRIRVKQREDEELVKILSVLGTDQAKHFNIGTDGLLRYMDRTEPRLNIKGQVVYFSS